The following proteins come from a genomic window of Sebastes fasciatus isolate fSebFas1 chromosome 6, fSebFas1.pri, whole genome shotgun sequence:
- the anapc5 gene encoding anaphase-promoting complex subunit 5, which produces MASVHESLYFNPMMTNGVVHANVFGIKDWVTPYKISVLALLYDMTASKITLPERRRLNKLILPLQQGPDLTLGQFLKTVEECCPQTAYAVKLRLHEMADGELKDMEYFFSTLPTPFTAFDSEAYKTSVVGLFMRHMLLAYNKLSFSQVYKLYKSLQHYYHSHYAKPTDGQVGLPALVADDSDMDLTSTEDTVGDRIDREELDTPLHESELRNDNTPSRGPLSQKQAEYFLARQAYLLKNDENKALKPAALQEELNNMLKFNPDFAEAHYLNYLNSMRVQDIFLSAHSLLHYFDRLILSGNEGKSNGDEGYGRSLRYAALNLASLHCRFGHYQQADLAVKEAIRIAQESNDHVCLQHCLSWLYTLEQMKGSDSTVLTEDSVKMAAHFCLPYLASLGIQSLVQQGATQGKTAHKLMDALKDTDILHWKHSLSELIEISLAQTTSIWRMYGKSTMALQQAQLLLNMSSLEPVNFGVQQNNTEAFAVALCHLAELHAEQGLYCSVTEILQHLKEQFPPHSQHAKLWMLCDLKIQFERHMNQGKYHLAEPLVTAISALNKTDGLYRKAQVLKALNRSTEAYSVLQRLQVHCEKTKCTEVVIRVMLSTAELHWESSGFSTALPLLLQALSLARQHHLQSLASETILHLAFTQLMLGVPEHALSVLHEAIEPVLAHGSVMDKGRALLLTARCQMAVAGFRPNRQGQADLHLAVLAVDTLNEAAAYFSKLNCKERLRDVHYLQAQLHRSLGQTSQCNRSAMLFRLLDQELQSPAPPVSMRL; this is translated from the exons ATGGCGAGTGTGCATGAGAGTCTGTATTTCAACCCCATGATGACGAACGGAGTGGTGCATGCTAACGTGTTTGGTATCAAAGACTGGGTCACTCCGTATAAGATCTCTGTTCTGGCTCTGCTGTACGACATGACTGCGTCCAAGATCACCCTGCCAGAGAGAAGACGACTCAACAAACTCATCCTGCCCTTGCAGCAG GGTCCAGACCTGACTCTTGGCCAATTCCTGAAGACTGTGGAGGAGTGTTGCCCTCAGACTGCATATGCTGTGAAACTCAG GCTGCATGAAATGGCAGACGGAGAGCTGAAAGACATGGAGTACTTCTTTTCCACGCTTCCCACTCCATTCACTGCTTTTGATTCTGAGGCGTATAAAACCAGTGTTGTAG GACTTTTTATGAGACACATGCTTCTGGCCTACAACAAGCTGTCTTTTAGTCAGGTCTACAAGCTGTACAAGTCCCTGCAGCACTACTACCACAGTCACTACGCCAAGCCCACCGATGGGCAGGTGGGTTTGCCGGCACTGGTCGCTGACGACTCCGACATGGACCTCACCAGCACCGAGGACACCGTAGGGGACAGAATAGACCGAGAGGAGTTGGACACCCCGCTGCATGAGTCAGAGCTTCG AAATGACAATACTCCAAGCAGAGGTCCCCTGTCACAAAAACAAGCAGAGTACTTTCTTGCAAGACAG GCATATCTTCTGAAGAACGACGAGAACAAAGCTCTAAAGCCCGCTGCACTGCAGGAAGAGCTCAACAACATGCTGAAGTTTAACCCTGATTTTGCTGAGGCG CATTATCTAAACTACCTGAACAGCATGAGAGTCCAGGACATCTTCCTCTCCGCTCACAGTCTCTTACATTACTTTGACCGCCTCATCTTGTCTGGAAATGAGGGAAAGAGCAACGGGGATGAGGGCTACGGCCGAAGTCTCCGCTACGCTGCTCTCAACCTGGCAAGCCTGCACTGTCGCTTCGGCCACTA TCAGCAGGCTGATTTGGCTGTAAAGGAGGCTATCCGCATTGCCCAGGAGTCCAATGATCACGTGTGCTTGCAGCACTGTCTg AGTTGGCTGTACACGCTGGAACAGATGAAGGGATCTGACAGCACTGTGTTAACTGAGGATTCAGTGAAAATGGCTGCCCATTTCTGCCTGCCG TACTTGGCATCTCTGGGCATTCAGTCTttggtccagcagggggcgacacaGGGCAAGACAGCTCACAAGCTGATGGATGCGCTGAAGGACACGGACATCCTGCACTGGAAGCACAGTCTGTCGGAGCTGATCGAGATCAGCCTGGCTCAGACTACGTCCATATGGAGGATGTACGGCAAGAG CACCATGGCTCTGCAGCAGGCCCAGCTGCTTCTCAACATGAGCAGTCTGGAACCGGTCAACTTCGGGGTCCAGCAGAACAACACGGAGGCGTTCGCCGTGGCTCTTTGCCACCTGGCCGAGCTGCACGCTGAGCAG GGCCTGTACTGCTCCGTTACAGAGATTCTCCAGCATCTGAAAGAACAGTTTCCTCCTCACTCACAGCATGCAAAG CTCTGGATGCTGTGTGATCTGAAAATCCAGTTTGAGCGACATATGAACCAAGGGAAATACCATTTGGCAGAGCCACTAGTCACAGCCATCTCTGCCTTAAACAAAACAGATGGTCTCTACAG GAAAGCTCAAGTTCTGAAGGCTCTCAACCGGAGCACTGAGGCGTACAGCGTCTTACAGCGGCTGCAGGTTCACTGTGAGAAGACTAAATGCACGGAGGTGGTCATCAG AGTTATGCTTTCCACCGCTGAGCTCCACTGGGAGTCGTCTGGCTTCTCCAcagctcttcctctcctcctgcaggCCTTGTCTCTGGCTAGACAGCACCACCTCCAGTCCCTGGCCTCGGAGACCATCCTTCACCTGGCCTTCACTCAG cTGATGTTGGGGGTTCCTGAGCACGCTCTGAGTGTTCTGCATGAAGCCATTGAGCCCGTTCTAGCCCACGGATCGGTCATGGACAAGGGCCGAGCCCTGCTGCTGACGGCCCGCTGTCAGATGGCGGTGGCTGGGTTCAGGCCAAACAGACAAGGGCAAGCAG ATTTGCATTTGGCTGTTTTGGCCGTCGACACGTTAAATGAGGCAGCGGCCTATTTCTCCAAGCTGAACTGTAAGGAGCGGCTGCGGGACGTCCACTACCTGCAGGCTCAGCTGCACCGTTCTCTGGGACAGACCTCGCAGTGCAACAGAAGTGCCATGCTCTTCCGGCTGCTGGACCAGGAGCTGCAATCACCAGCGCCGCCGGTCTCCATGCGACTGTAA